One Pseudomonas rhizophila DNA window includes the following coding sequences:
- a CDS encoding PqiB family protein, giving the protein MTDLPTAKTRPASNWSAIWVLPLIALIIGGWLGWRAYNETGIEINVRFESGEGIQVNKTEVVYKGMPVGKVKSLKLDDEGSSKGVVATIEMNKDVEQYLKTGTRFWLVKPSVTLAGITGLETLVSGNYVAISPGEGEPIRKFKALAEEPPLSDAKPGLHLTLKAERLGSLNRGSPVFYKQIQVGQVKSYLLSEDQSTVEIKIYIEPTYAGLVRKHTRFWNASGISIDANLSGVKVRSESLASIVAGGIAFATPESRKDSPPTDPSLPFRLYEDFDAAAAGIRVKVKLSDFEGLQSGRTPVMYKGIQVGSLKNLKVDPDLSSATAELTLDPLAEDYLVTGTQFWVVKPSISLAGITGLEALVKGNYIAIRPGDKGGAPQREFEARPKAPPLDLRSPGLHLVLLTENLGSLEVGSPILYKQVKVGSVQSYQFSRKKKQLIIGVHIEKEYEGLVNGSTRFWNASGITLTGGLTGGIQVKSESLQSLMAGGISFETPEPNVPLKRRIPRFRLHADREAAQQKGTMVTIKVDRADGLRSGTPIRFKGLDVGKIEDVDLSADMQSILLTARITEVPERIARVGSQFWVVKPELGLMKTSNLETLVTGQYIEVQPPVKNLGPQKNFVALASPPQNAVPEAGLSLVLSAARRGSLKTGVPVTYREITVGKVTGYELGQTADRVLVHILIEPKYAPLVRSGTRFWNTSGFGMDFGLFKGATVRTESLETLIQGGIAFATPDGERMGNPARPEQTFPLFDQFEEEWLTWAPKIKLGK; this is encoded by the coding sequence ATGACTGATTTGCCTACCGCTAAAACCCGACCGGCTTCGAACTGGTCCGCAATTTGGGTCTTGCCGCTGATTGCCTTGATTATCGGCGGCTGGCTCGGCTGGCGGGCCTATAACGAAACCGGCATCGAGATCAACGTGCGCTTTGAAAGCGGCGAGGGTATTCAGGTCAACAAGACTGAAGTCGTCTACAAGGGTATGCCGGTTGGCAAAGTGAAGTCCCTCAAGCTCGATGACGAAGGCAGCTCGAAAGGCGTGGTCGCGACCATTGAGATGAACAAGGACGTCGAGCAATACCTCAAGACCGGGACACGCTTCTGGTTGGTCAAGCCGAGCGTGACCCTGGCCGGCATCACCGGCCTGGAAACCCTGGTTTCCGGTAACTACGTGGCTATCAGCCCGGGGGAAGGGGAGCCGATCCGTAAATTCAAGGCCCTGGCCGAAGAGCCGCCGCTCTCGGACGCCAAGCCTGGTTTGCACCTGACCCTCAAGGCCGAGCGCCTGGGCTCGCTGAACCGTGGCAGCCCGGTGTTCTATAAACAGATTCAGGTCGGGCAGGTGAAAAGCTACCTGCTATCGGAGGATCAGAGCACGGTCGAAATCAAAATCTATATCGAACCGACTTATGCCGGCCTGGTGCGTAAACATACGCGTTTCTGGAATGCCAGCGGCATCAGCATCGATGCCAATCTGTCGGGCGTCAAAGTGCGCAGCGAATCCCTGGCGAGCATCGTGGCCGGTGGTATCGCGTTCGCCACGCCGGAGAGTCGCAAAGACAGTCCGCCCACAGACCCGAGCCTGCCGTTTCGTCTTTATGAAGACTTCGACGCTGCCGCTGCCGGCATCCGCGTGAAGGTCAAGCTCAGCGACTTCGAAGGGTTACAGTCCGGTCGTACTCCGGTGATGTACAAAGGCATTCAGGTCGGCAGCCTGAAGAACCTCAAGGTCGATCCGGATCTGTCCAGCGCTACCGCTGAATTGACCCTAGACCCACTGGCCGAAGATTACCTGGTGACCGGCACCCAGTTCTGGGTGGTCAAGCCGTCGATCTCGCTGGCGGGGATTACGGGCCTTGAGGCATTAGTCAAAGGTAACTACATCGCCATACGTCCCGGCGACAAGGGAGGCGCGCCGCAGCGCGAGTTTGAAGCCAGGCCGAAGGCGCCACCTCTGGACTTGCGTTCGCCCGGGCTGCACCTGGTCCTGCTCACTGAAAACCTGGGTTCGCTGGAGGTCGGCAGTCCGATTCTCTACAAACAGGTCAAGGTTGGATCGGTGCAGAGCTACCAGTTCTCCCGCAAGAAAAAGCAGTTGATCATTGGTGTGCACATCGAGAAGGAATACGAAGGTCTGGTCAACGGATCGACCCGGTTCTGGAATGCCAGCGGGATTACGCTCACGGGTGGTTTGACGGGGGGGATCCAGGTCAAGAGCGAATCCTTGCAAAGCCTGATGGCCGGCGGCATTTCTTTCGAGACGCCGGAACCCAATGTGCCGTTGAAAAGGCGCATCCCACGGTTCCGCCTGCATGCAGACCGCGAAGCCGCGCAACAGAAAGGCACAATGGTGACGATCAAGGTCGATCGCGCCGACGGTTTGCGCAGCGGCACGCCGATTCGTTTCAAAGGGCTGGATGTGGGCAAGATCGAGGACGTGGACCTCAGCGCCGACATGCAATCTATCCTGCTCACCGCACGTATCACCGAAGTGCCGGAGCGTATTGCTCGGGTCGGCTCCCAGTTCTGGGTGGTCAAGCCCGAACTGGGGCTGATGAAGACCTCGAACCTGGAGACGCTGGTGACCGGGCAGTACATCGAAGTACAGCCACCGGTGAAAAACCTGGGGCCGCAGAAAAACTTCGTGGCCCTCGCCAGCCCACCGCAAAACGCCGTCCCTGAAGCCGGTCTGAGCCTGGTGTTGAGCGCCGCTCGCCGTGGTTCGTTGAAGACCGGCGTGCCGGTGACGTATCGCGAGATTACCGTGGGCAAGGTCACCGGCTATGAATTGGGCCAGACGGCGGACCGTGTGCTGGTCCATATCCTGATCGAGCCCAAGTACGCGCCATTGGTGCGCAGCGGCACGCGATTCTGGAATACCAGTGGCTTCGGCATGGACTTCGGGTTGTTCAAAGGCGCGACAGTGCGGACTGAGTCGCTGGAGACGCTGATCCAGGGCGGCATCGCTTTTGCCACCCCGGATGGCGAGCGGATGGGCAACCCGGCGCGACCGGAGCAGACCTTCCCCTTGTTCGATCAGTTTGAAGAGGAGTGGCTGACCTGGGCGCCGAAGATCAAGCTGGGTAAGTGA
- a CDS encoding paraquat-inducible protein A, with protein sequence MRAIDAGILICTECHELNRQEADVDTQTCTRCGALVHPRRPNSLMRTWALLVTAAILYIPANMLPIMTINSLGQGAPSTIMAGVIELVQHGMIPIAAVVFIASIVVPTFKLVGIALLLFSVQRHQPMSARQRILMYRFIEFIGRWSMLDIFVIAILVAVVNFGRLASVEAGLGAIAFASVVILTMIAAVTFDPRLIWDNTESDDDHD encoded by the coding sequence ATGCGGGCGATTGATGCGGGTATTTTGATCTGCACAGAATGCCACGAGCTAAACCGGCAGGAAGCTGACGTCGATACACAAACCTGTACCCGCTGCGGCGCCCTGGTTCATCCTCGTCGCCCAAACAGCTTGATGCGGACCTGGGCGTTATTGGTCACTGCCGCGATTCTCTACATTCCGGCCAACATGCTACCGATCATGACCATCAACTCGTTGGGGCAAGGGGCTCCGAGCACCATCATGGCCGGGGTCATCGAGCTGGTTCAGCACGGGATGATTCCGATTGCCGCCGTGGTGTTCATCGCCAGTATCGTCGTTCCGACTTTCAAGTTGGTAGGCATCGCCTTGCTGCTGTTTTCCGTGCAACGGCACCAGCCCATGTCTGCGCGGCAACGCATCCTTATGTACCGTTTTATCGAGTTCATTGGGCGCTGGTCGATGCTGGATATTTTTGTGATCGCCATATTGGTGGCGGTAGTGAATTTCGGTCGACTCGCCAGTGTCGAAGCCGGTCTTGGTGCAATTGCTTTTGCCAGCGTAGTGATTTTGACAATGATTGCCGCAGTAACCTTCGATCCCCGACTGATTTGGGATAACACGGAGTCGGATGACGACCATGACTGA
- a CDS encoding paraquat-inducible protein A — protein sequence MPDPFDAPRLSDLPLDDLVACHECDLLMRKPQLAHGEKAECPRCGYELYAHRHNVVERSLALVIAALLLYVPANFLPIMQLNLLGQSSQDTVWSGVVGLFNTGMQGVSVVVFLCSMGIPLLKLLCQLAVLLTIRWNIGRSYGLLLYRIYHHLRDWGMLEVYLMGVLVAIVKLADMAAITVGLGLACFISLLLVQVWLEVVMSPHQIWQALSGEDAHAGD from the coding sequence ATGCCCGATCCGTTTGACGCCCCTCGGTTGTCAGATCTGCCGTTGGATGACTTGGTGGCGTGCCATGAGTGCGACCTGTTGATGCGCAAGCCCCAGCTGGCCCATGGCGAAAAAGCCGAATGCCCTCGCTGTGGGTATGAGCTCTACGCTCACCGACACAATGTGGTCGAACGCAGCCTTGCATTGGTCATTGCCGCTCTGCTGTTGTATGTGCCTGCGAACTTTTTACCCATCATGCAGCTCAATTTGCTCGGCCAATCCTCCCAGGACACCGTTTGGAGTGGTGTGGTCGGCCTGTTCAATACCGGCATGCAGGGTGTATCGGTGGTGGTTTTCCTGTGCAGCATGGGTATTCCGCTGCTTAAACTGCTTTGCCAATTGGCCGTGCTACTGACCATTCGCTGGAATATCGGCCGTAGCTACGGCTTATTGCTCTATCGCATTTATCACCATTTACGCGACTGGGGCATGCTGGAGGTTTACCTCATGGGTGTGCTGGTGGCCATCGTCAAGTTGGCAGACATGGCGGCCATTACCGTGGGGCTTGGTCTGGCGTGTTTTATCAGTTTGTTGCTCGTCCAGGTCTGGCTGGAGGTGGTGATGTCGCCGCATCAGATCTGGCAAGCGTTATCAGGAGAGGACGCTCATGCGGGCGATTGA
- the msrQ gene encoding protein-methionine-sulfoxide reductase heme-binding subunit MsrQ has translation MRFPVWRIGVFVAAAVWPLLWLYEALMNKLGPDPGKVLVDRLGLGTLILLLITLSMTPLQKLTGWAGWIAVRRQLGLWCFAYVVLHLSGYTAFILGFDWSQLGVELSKRPYIIVGALGFLGLLALAITSNRYSQRRLGARWKKLHRLVYPILGLGLLHMLWIVRADLKEWSIYAFIGAVLLMLRIPVVTRRIPRLIGRKAPSATKA, from the coding sequence ATGCGTTTTCCAGTCTGGCGAATCGGCGTCTTTGTCGCGGCGGCGGTTTGGCCGTTGCTCTGGCTCTACGAAGCGTTGATGAATAAGTTGGGGCCTGACCCAGGCAAGGTGCTGGTGGATCGGCTCGGGTTGGGCACGCTTATTTTGTTGTTGATCACCTTGAGCATGACGCCGTTGCAGAAACTCACGGGGTGGGCAGGGTGGATCGCGGTCAGGCGTCAGCTGGGATTGTGGTGCTTTGCTTATGTGGTGCTGCATTTGAGTGGGTATACGGCGTTCATCCTGGGGTTCGATTGGTCGCAACTGGGCGTCGAGCTGAGCAAGCGACCTTATATTATCGTCGGAGCGCTCGGGTTTCTTGGGCTCTTGGCGCTGGCGATTACTTCCAATCGCTACAGTCAGCGGCGACTGGGCGCGCGCTGGAAAAAACTGCATCGCCTGGTTTATCCGATCTTGGGCCTTGGATTGCTGCATATGTTGTGGATTGTGCGGGCGGATCTTAAGGAGTGGTCGATTTACGCCTTTATAGGTGCTGTGCTTTTGATGCTTCGAATTCCTGTGGTTACGCGCCGGATACCGCGTTTAATTGGACGCAAAGCACCTTCTGCAACAAAAGCGTAA
- the msrP gene encoding protein-methionine-sulfoxide reductase catalytic subunit MsrP — MLIKIPKSSDCLESDVTPESLYLSRRQMLGAAMAGLAVSGLPRWASAADVARYADVEPGKAPSWFAEKLPSTQWGAVTVKDESITPFKDATHYNNFYEFGTGKGDPAANAGSLKTEPWSVVVDGEVGRPGRYALEDFMKPYQLEERIYRLRCVEAWSMVIPWIGFPISALLKQVEPTSKAKYIRFETLQDPKTMPGQRSGFALIDWPYVEGLRLDEAMNPLAIMAVGMYGRELPNQNGAPLRLVVPWKYGFKSVKSIVRISLVSEQPKTTWQSIASDEYGFYANVNPTVDHPRWTQARERRLPSGLFSPNVRDTLMFNGYQDEVASLYAGMDLRKDY, encoded by the coding sequence ATGCTGATCAAGATCCCCAAGTCGTCCGACTGCCTTGAGTCGGACGTCACGCCAGAATCCCTCTATCTATCCCGTCGCCAAATGCTTGGGGCCGCCATGGCGGGGCTTGCCGTCAGCGGTCTTCCGCGTTGGGCCAGTGCTGCCGATGTTGCGCGTTATGCGGATGTCGAGCCCGGCAAGGCGCCGTCCTGGTTTGCCGAGAAGCTGCCGTCCACCCAATGGGGCGCGGTTACGGTCAAGGATGAGTCCATCACCCCTTTTAAAGACGCCACCCATTACAACAATTTCTATGAGTTCGGAACCGGCAAAGGTGATCCGGCGGCCAATGCCGGATCCTTGAAAACCGAGCCCTGGAGCGTGGTGGTGGATGGAGAGGTGGGCAGGCCGGGGCGCTATGCCTTGGAAGACTTCATGAAGCCTTACCAGTTGGAGGAGCGAATCTATCGCCTGCGGTGCGTGGAGGCCTGGTCCATGGTTATCCCATGGATTGGCTTTCCCATTTCGGCGTTGCTCAAGCAGGTCGAGCCGACCTCCAAGGCCAAGTACATTCGTTTCGAAACCCTGCAGGATCCCAAGACTATGCCAGGGCAGCGCTCAGGGTTTGCTTTGATCGACTGGCCTTATGTCGAGGGCTTGCGACTGGATGAAGCGATGAATCCGCTGGCAATCATGGCGGTTGGGATGTATGGGCGAGAGTTGCCGAATCAGAACGGTGCACCGTTGCGCTTGGTGGTGCCGTGGAAGTACGGGTTCAAAAGTGTGAAGTCCATTGTGCGCATCAGTCTGGTCAGCGAGCAGCCCAAGACCACCTGGCAGAGCATTGCGTCCGACGAGTACGGCTTTTACGCCAACGTCAATCCGACGGTCGATCACCCGCGTTGGACCCAGGCACGGGAGCGCCGTCTGCCGAGCGGGCTGTTCAGTCCTAACGTGCGCGATACGTTGATGTTCAACGGCTATCAGGATGAAGTCGCTTCTTTATATGCAGGGATGGACTTGAGGAAGGACTACTGA
- the pssA gene encoding CDP-diacylglycerol--serine O-phosphatidyltransferase translates to MSERPDEPNQAPDAESLLPIDEHVEEGHDAEGRKVRHRGIYLLPNLFTTANLFAGFYSIISSMSAQAALSAGDSAGASRYFAFAAIAIFVAMVLDGLDGRVARMTNTQSAFGAEYDSLSDMVAFGVAPALLAFGWALGDMGKVGWMVAFIYVAGAALRLARFNTQVGTADKRYFIGLASPAAAGVVAGVVWAFSDYGIQGSKMSFLVALLVAAAGMLMVSNIKYNSFKELDLKGRVPFVAILAVVLVFAVVFSDPPRILLLVFLAYAASGPVQYLLRLRRHKKAE, encoded by the coding sequence ATGAGCGAACGCCCCGACGAGCCCAACCAGGCTCCTGACGCCGAAAGCCTGCTGCCCATCGATGAGCACGTCGAAGAAGGACATGACGCTGAAGGCCGTAAGGTCCGGCACCGTGGCATCTATCTGCTGCCGAATCTGTTCACCACCGCGAACCTGTTCGCCGGTTTCTATTCCATCATCAGCTCCATGAGCGCCCAAGCGGCCTTGAGCGCCGGCGATAGCGCCGGGGCGAGTCGTTACTTTGCCTTCGCTGCCATCGCGATCTTTGTCGCCATGGTGCTCGATGGCCTGGACGGGCGTGTGGCCCGCATGACCAATACCCAGAGCGCGTTCGGTGCCGAGTACGATTCGCTGTCGGACATGGTCGCTTTCGGCGTGGCCCCGGCCTTGCTGGCGTTCGGTTGGGCGCTGGGGGACATGGGCAAGGTCGGCTGGATGGTCGCCTTCATCTATGTTGCCGGTGCCGCGTTGCGTTTGGCACGTTTCAACACCCAGGTCGGTACGGCTGACAAGCGCTACTTCATCGGCTTGGCGAGTCCTGCCGCTGCGGGTGTCGTAGCCGGTGTTGTCTGGGCTTTCAGCGACTACGGTATCCAGGGATCGAAGATGTCGTTCCTTGTGGCGCTGCTGGTAGCGGCGGCCGGTATGCTGATGGTCAGCAACATCAAGTACAACAGCTTCAAGGAGCTGGATCTCAAAGGGCGGGTGCCGTTCGTTGCGATTCTGGCGGTGGTGCTGGTGTTCGCGGTGGTCTTCAGTGATCCGCCACGTATCTTGTTGCTGGTATTCCTCGCCTATGCCGCTTCCGGCCCGGTTCAATACCTGTTGCGCCTGCGCCGACACAAAAAAGCCGAGTGA
- the ilvC gene encoding ketol-acid reductoisomerase: MKVFYDKDCDLSIIQGKKVAIIGYGSQGHAQACNLKDSGVDVTVGLRKGSATVAKAEAHGLKVTDVASAVAAADLVMILTPDEFQSSLYKNEIEPNIKKGATLAFSHGFAIHYNQVVPRADLDVIMIAPKAPGHTVRSEFVKGGGIPDLIAIYQDASGNAKNVALSYAAGVGGGRTGIIETTFKDETETDLFGEQAVLCGGTVELVKAGFETLVEAGYAPEMAYFECLHELKLIVDLMYEGGIANMNYSISNNAEYGEYVTGPEVINAESRQAMRNALKRIQDGEYAKMFISEGATGYPSMTAKRRNNAAHGIEIIGEQLRSMMPWIGANKIVDKAKN; encoded by the coding sequence ATGAAAGTTTTCTACGATAAAGACTGCGACCTGTCGATCATCCAGGGCAAGAAAGTCGCCATCATCGGTTACGGTTCCCAAGGCCACGCCCAGGCGTGCAACCTCAAGGACTCCGGTGTTGACGTGACCGTCGGCCTGCGTAAAGGCTCGGCCACCGTTGCCAAGGCCGAGGCCCATGGCCTGAAAGTCACCGACGTGGCTTCTGCCGTTGCCGCCGCCGACCTGGTCATGATCCTGACCCCGGACGAGTTCCAGTCTTCGCTGTACAAGAACGAAATCGAACCGAACATCAAGAAAGGCGCCACCCTGGCCTTCTCCCACGGTTTCGCGATTCACTACAACCAGGTAGTGCCACGCGCCGACCTCGACGTGATCATGATCGCGCCGAAGGCCCCGGGCCACACCGTTCGTTCCGAATTCGTGAAGGGCGGCGGTATCCCTGACCTGATCGCGATCTATCAGGACGCCTCCGGCAACGCCAAGAACGTCGCTCTGTCCTACGCTGCCGGTGTTGGCGGCGGCCGTACCGGCATCATCGAAACCACCTTCAAGGACGAAACCGAAACCGACCTGTTCGGCGAACAAGCCGTTCTGTGCGGCGGTACTGTCGAGCTGGTCAAGGCCGGTTTCGAAACCCTGGTTGAAGCTGGCTACGCGCCGGAAATGGCCTACTTCGAATGCCTGCACGAACTGAAGCTGATCGTTGACCTCATGTACGAAGGCGGTATCGCCAACATGAACTACTCGATCTCCAACAACGCTGAATACGGCGAGTACGTGACGGGTCCGGAAGTGATCAACGCCGAATCCCGCCAGGCCATGCGTAACGCCCTGAAACGTATTCAGGACGGCGAATACGCCAAGATGTTCATCAGCGAAGGCGCTACCGGCTATCCTTCGATGACCGCCAAGCGTCGCAACAACGCCGCTCACGGTATCGAAATCATTGGCGAGCAGCTGCGCTCGATGATGCCGTGGATCGGTGCCAACAAGATCGTCGACAAAGCCAAGAACTAA
- the ilvN gene encoding acetolactate synthase small subunit, producing the protein MRHIISLLLENEPGALSRVVGLFSQRNYNIESLTVAPTEDPTLSRLTLTTVGHDEIIEQITKNLNKLIEVVKLVDLSESAHIERELMLVKVKATGAQRAEIKRTTDIYRGQIVDVSASVYTVQLTGTSDKLDSFIQSIGTASILETVRSGVTGIARGDKVLSI; encoded by the coding sequence ATGCGACATATTATTTCCCTGCTTCTGGAAAACGAACCGGGTGCTCTGTCTCGCGTAGTGGGCCTGTTTTCGCAGCGCAACTACAACATCGAAAGCCTGACCGTGGCGCCAACCGAAGACCCGACCCTGTCGCGTCTGACGTTGACCACTGTGGGGCACGATGAAATCATCGAGCAGATCACCAAGAACCTGAACAAGCTGATCGAGGTGGTCAAGCTGGTGGACCTGTCGGAAAGCGCGCACATCGAGCGCGAGCTGATGCTGGTCAAGGTCAAGGCCACCGGTGCCCAGCGCGCCGAGATCAAACGCACTACCGATATTTATCGTGGGCAGATCGTCGATGTCAGCGCCAGCGTCTATACCGTTCAGTTGACCGGTACCAGCGACAAGCTCGACAGCTTCATTCAATCGATCGGCACTGCCTCGATTCTGGAAACCGTACGCAGTGGCGTCACCGGGATTGCCCGTGGCGACAAAGTACTGAGCATCTAA